GGCTCAAAAAGGTCAGATGAGTCCCTTGTTTGTGATGTGGGTTTGATAACTTGGGAGATGCAGCCATTTCCCCTCCTAACTCTGGTTTTTATCTTGGCAGTACCCCTTTTTGTCCCTGGGATTTTAAAGCAGCCTCACATGGCTGCGGGAGACTTGCCCTTTTCTGTCCATCTTCCTTGATCCACTCCCAAGCAGGGAGGCTGTAGGTTGAGGAAAACCTGGCCTTAATCTGTAGCTTGCTCAGTGGTGAGAATATTTTCTCTAATTTGGCCCATGTCCTCAGCTCTCCAGTTTGCATAATGCCCAACTTGTCATTTTGTCCATATAGCATGGAGGGGCTTCTGGCATGATGGGAGGGGGTGGGTAGGGGACAGGGAAGCATTGTTATTGGACTTGGAAGAAAGCTAGGTCATAGTGGAGAATTTGGCTGTTAAatcaggagaaaggagaaggaaaggctgGGTTTGTGTTTTCTGCAGTGTGGTAATGGAAATTGCTGGGTACCGAATTCTTTCTGAATTAAACTGGGGCCACTTATCACTAAATTTCttagcagtctcacatttcctcttacctccagGACATCTACTTAGTTGTCCCActgtcacctccaacttaacatatccaaacagAACTCGTCTTACCACCTTAACCTTATCCTCATGACCgtatcactgtagacgacaccaccatcctccgtgtctcgcccgtaaccttggcagtaccctcgactcatctctcacattcaactcacatattcaatctgtcatcaaatccagtcatttctaccttcacatctctaaaatccttccttttctCGCCATTCGAACtggtaccacactgatccaagcagttgCCCTAAGCCACCTTGCCTACTCCTCGccaatctccctgcctctccccactcgagttcttcactctgctgcatggatcatttttctaaaaaaaaacattcaatgaaagtctctccactcttcaggaacctccagtggttgcccatccacctccacatcaaacagaaactccttaccattggctttaaagtactcactcagctttccctctcctaccttaccttcctgattttctactgcaactcagcccacccacttcgctcttctaacaccaacctactatctctacttcaatctcatctgtcctACTGCTGACCACTTACCCCTTCCGTCCCCTTTTGGCTTGTTCAGACCACCATTTATGTTCCCACTTcggaagccctcctaaaatcacatctcctttaagaggccttccctaattaaaccctctatttccatcctctccctcctctctgcattgCCTCTTCAATCGGCTCTGTTCCCCCATCCACTCTATGTTTACCCCACGACACTTCTGTGCATGTCCTTACAGATTGCCATTTCCCCGGCTATAATCTGTTAGAATCTATCTCCTTCCCTAGCATAAGGTCCTTGTAGATAGGGGTTGAGTTCacccactcttttgtattatactttccttagcacttattatggtactctgcacacggtaagcatttaatagataccactgattcctCTAAGTGCTGTGAACGAACAATGCAGTGTGAGTGCTGAAGACCGGTAGTAATTTGCCTCATGCCCCGAGTGCTTTCACCACCCAACAGTTGATCATTTTACACCCTGCGCTACTCCTGTGGTTTGCCTCTCAGCGACACCCGAGCTTCATACCCAGGAAACTCCAGCTGCTTAtccagaagaggagccagcagtTCCCCCAGCTGTGGCCCAGAGCAGCAGCGACGAAGAACTCAGAGAGtccacctctccagcccaagAGTTCAGCAAGTTCCAGAAGTCACTCCCCCCAAGATTTCAGCGCCAGCAGCAACAGGTATGAGGGCATTTAAAGGGTGGGCCCAAATCTCCCAATCTCAGAATGATGtttccttctgccccctcctaaCCCAGGCAACATTTCTCGGAGTTTACGGCAGTGAGAATAGCAGTTATAGGGTGCGATTGCGAGGGCAGACTCCACTTACTAAAACCAGGATCCAGAGCTGTGCAGATACACCTGTGAGTGGGTAGTCCAATGGCAAGCGCCTGTCCCCAGTATCTCGTCGGCAGGGGTGAACCAAAGTATCAAGTCTTAGAATTTGCTAATCGCTTGGCTTTGAAACAGGGCTTCTGCTTGACAGCATGGCAACCTTCTATGCTCTttagaaggaggaggatgttAGCTTAGAAAATGAATGAGTGATGGTAAGAGAGTCTTTCTCTTTTCTGTTCTTTATAACTCACAGCCTTTGGAGAGGCCGAAGAACCTGTGATGGAATGAGCACAGCATTGTAGCTCAGAAACTTCCTAACAGGGGCCCGCTCTTTGGCGTCAGAAGCAGTTAATTTGATTGCTGGGCTTTTATAGAGCTCCCATTTAGCTTGGGGAAAAAGTGGTTAATCTCGAAAAACAGCTATCTTGTAATTACATGTAGAGAAGTTATCTAATTACTGATTGGGGTAAGTGTCTTGGGTAACTCCAGTTAAGGGCACAACAATAACAGTTGCTACAGTGAACTTTCCTGattgccccaccctcccccacctaaAAAAAGGCCAACAAATACAGAATGGATGCAGAATAGAAAGCTTTGAGTAACCTAGAAGAATCCAGAGCCCAGACTGTGGTAAAATCCTTCAGGGACACTGTGGGGTataggcagggtatgtgtctaccaactctgttatattgtactgtctcaagtgcttagtacagtgaccagcacacagtaaccacccaataaataagatcgattggtCAATAGGCAAGAAAATCTGATGCACCCATCCTGGAAAAATCTAGACGTGCCCATCTCTCCAGGAAGAAAGTGACTGTGAGCAGGCTGCCCTTAGTACTGTGAAGTGGGCGAAAGTGTCCAGGTTCCTTtaaaggatttatttatttatttatttaatatttggATGCCTGTAATGCATTTCCCACAAAGAGCCCTGGCATATAGTTTGGGAACTCACTAGACTGGCTGGGCAGCCCTTGATGTTTGTGGTTGGGAAGTGGCTTGACTCATGAATGCTGGAGGTGTGTGGAGTGGTTTACAATGTTCTGGGGCAACATGGCCATCCTTGTCTTGGCAACAGGCTTGTTTTATGCAGAGATGATCAACATGAAGGGACAATGTGTGGGTGGGGAGAACCATCTTATAGGAGGAAATCAACTCTCTCCAGCTGATTTTGGCTGCACCTGAACAAGTTCTGGaacacctctgtgcctctgctttAATTAtcgtttttatggtacttgttaagcgcttcctttgtgccaagcactgttctaggtgctgggatagatagaaggtaatgccCCAGCTGTCGTTCTTCTCCCTTGCCGCCTGACAGACATCCACCGAATCCGAAAGCCCACCCCGTCTCGGGAGTGGCGGCCCTAGAGGATACCACTAAGACATGTCTTCACCTCCCCTATCTTCTCTAGGATTGACCGGTCCGGGCTTTGACTCCATTTTTCCTTGTGGTGCTGAGCAGTATTGATTCCTTTACTCTTTGAGAAAGATTGGCGACTGCCAGGCACAGGCAGGCCCAGTGCGCCTGTAAGAGGTGTTTGCTATTCCAGGAATCGTGTGCTTACTCAGTGGTTCTGCTCTTCCGTTTGTCTAGGAGCAGCTGTATAAAATGCAGCATTGGCAGCAGCAACAGGTGTaccccccaccttcccactcccaccctcagCGCACGTTTTACCCAGCCCATCCTCAGATGCTGGGGTTTGATCCCCGTTGGATGATGATGCCCTCCTACATGGATCCTCGCATGACTCCAGCTCGAACCCCCGTCGACTTCTACCCCTCCGCCCTCCACCCTTCAGGTAGGAGACCCGTCGGTGATGCCGCTGCCAAGGCCAAACCCCTTATGTTGAAACTTCATAGGAAATCCCACCTCCATGGGCCCAAGGCTTTTGGCAGAATGATCTTGCAAGGGGTGTAATTGACCCTAGGCCTGCTTTCTCAGGGCGAGAGAGTAATTTGCAGTGGTACTGAAGTGAAAGTTCGGGCAGAGGTCTGGAAGCTCAGGTAAACGGACAGAACCACTTTCCCTTTTGCTCATTTTCTTGTACGGAGGCAGCTCTATTCGGGCTGCTTTATTGGTGAAATTTGGGAGCACTGTGACATCATTTTGGCAGAGACTTGAAGTCCAACACAAAGGCTCTGCCAGGCCCATTGCAAAGTGGTGGAATCAGACTACCCAGCTGATAGCCTGCACCCTTTGTGCTGCCACTAACCTAACATTCTTATATTGGACCAGATTTACTTGTCCAGGTCTGAGGAAGTCTAATAAACCAGTACACCTGGTTCCTCTAAATGGCTGCCGCTGACTGGCAGCCCTCTTCCTCTCttaccccttcctttctctttcccctttccctgatgATTTGTCACAGGTACATTTCTTTTCTGAGATCTTTGGTACAACTATAAGGTGTTACAGGTTCTTTCTGTGCTCTCCAGGAATAATGAAGCCGATAATGGCGCAAGATTCCATAAATGGACCCGGCTGTCGCTCTGAGGAGCAGAACTGTCCGCCCTCCATCCAGCAAGAAAGGAAAGTGGCTCCCATTGATCCGGCCCCTGTGTGGAGCCAGGACGGCTACGCGGCAATGCAGAGCAAGGGGTACTCTCTCCCACACCCAAAACAGAATGAGAGTTTGACAGTGGAGGGAGTTCGTGGCAGGTGAGGGGCAATGTCGTACCGTTGGTTTGCTACTGCCTAGCCTTGGCTGTCTTGGAAGCCCCTGCTTGCTGTTGGCGATGAAGAGTCAGTGGAGGGAGTGGCTGTCCCACGAGACCCTGACTCAGGAGAAAGGCCAAGGTGGTGGGAGGGGCGAGGGGTGTGGTCTGAGTACCCTGAAGGAGTAGAAAGGGGGTTAAAGAGCTGGTGGGCATCTGGGGCATTTTCCTCATTGTTGAATGCTTGTTGGGGAGAGAATTGCACTTCCATTGCGAATGGAGAGCATGGAACAGACCTTGGACTCTGAAGGCTGGGGGAACGATGACTTTAATCCTGCCTCAggctcacagaggagggaacctcacagcttgccctctcctagcGTGGGGTGAGTCGGGGGTGTCGATCACACAGTTGTCAAATTTAGAGAAGGTAGTACCGGTAGCCCGACGGCAATCTGGCACTTTACTCCCCCGGCCCCTGACTCTTCGTGAACGTGTGGAATTCAGTTCGTTTTTTGCACCAGAGCATTTCTCTGGCTCTTCTTTTATCCAGGGTGGAATGTGTCCATCAGGGCCCTTCCTAGTCTTCCTCAGGGTTGTGGACTCTGGGTGCCATTGGCAGATCAGTAGGTCAGCAGGTGTGATGCTTGCAGACCCGCGATCACCTAGTTGGAAATAGAGCATGCATTTTGtgcttgtattttttttctttttctttttcttttttatttttttcgtCCCTTTTTGCCCTAAACTGTGTTCAGCATGGGAACCCGGAGCCAGACTCCAATCACATTGACTGATTTTTCTGGTTCCTTTTCAGGAATGAAAGCTCTTACTCTGCCTCAACTGGAAGGTCAGGGGGCGTAAGTGCCCAGCGCGATCtctttgaggagagaggggatgagTACTTAAATGCTTTTGACAAGAAGGCCCCAGCAGACTTTGACAGCTGTGTACCCTCTCAAAGAATAGGCCAGGAGcttttgtttccaccccaggaaAACGTACAGGAGGCAGGTGGTCCCGGGGGCCAGCATTCAAGCCTCAGGTCCTCCCCGTTGGAGTCTGACTTGGTCCCAGCTGATAAAAAATCAGAGTACAGTGGTTGGGATGTCGGACAGACCCCAAAACCCTCAGACCCAGCCACGACTGTGAGAGAAGAGGCTCCCAGGGATGAGCAGCCCTTTGACTCTGACCcttggaagaaggaaggaggggccaCCAAGCAGCCCGCCCCAGAGTCAGAGTGGACCCCCGAAAACCGAACCACCAGCACCCCACATCAGGAGCAAATGGGAAGGTCCCGGAGATCAGGGCCCATTAAAAAGCCGGTCCTGAAGGCCCTCAaggtagaggagaaagagaaagagctcGAGAAGATTAaactggaaggtggggaggaaagtACCCGTCCCCTGAAAGAGAAGGGGTCTCCCTACAAGGCGGAGAACGAAGAGGGTGATGGCGAAGACCCCAAATCCGCCAGTTCCGCACACTCCCTCCTGGATGAGAAGGATCCCTCCCAAGCCGGCTTTGTCCGGGAGGCCGAGaagtttgaagaggaagagaaggccgAGAGAGTCTGGGAGACCAAGCTCTCAAAGGATTCCAGTGACCTTCCTCCGACCAAGAGGAATAACTGGATATTCATCGATGAGGAGCAAGCCTTTGGGAGGGGTCAGAACAGAGGTCGAGGCCGAGGCTTCAGGGAGTTCACTTTCCGTGGCCGTGGAACCGGCGGGAGCAGTGGCATCGGGAGCCCCAGGGGGGTCTACATCAGCCAAAGAAGTAGCCGCGGGAGGGGTCTCCGGGAGTTCAACCAGATAGATGACTTCCCCCGGGGCAAGCCCAGGCGCCGCATTGCCAGCGAGACCCACAGCGAAGGGTCCGAATACGAAGAGCTCCCCAAGCGGCGTCGGCAGAGGGGCTTGGAGACTGGAAACGAGGGCTCGCTTCTGGAACGAGAGGAGAGTGACCTGAAGAAGGGGGACTTCAAAGATTCCTGGAGATCCAACAAAATCTACTCGGATGACTACAGCAGCCTGGATGCCAAGAACAGGGGCCCCCGAGCTTTCGGGCGGGCGCTGCCCCCAAGGCTGAGCAACTCCGGGTATGGACGGAGAAGCTTTGTGACCAAGGAGTCGCCCCACTGGCAGAGCAGGAGCGGGGGAGCCCCCTGGCAGGATTACGGCAGTGGCATTCCCTCCGATTCGTTTGGGGCCAGGCGAGCAGCCGACCGAGATTACAGCCAAGAATCCTACAAGCATTCCGACTCGTTCATCGGGAGGGGTTTTGAGGAAAGCCACTTGGATGACAAGAGGTCCTTCTTCCAGGATGACTACGCGGCCGACCCAGAAAACATAGAGAACCGGCCTTTTCGGCGACGGCGGCCCCCCCGCCAGGACAAGCCCCCCCGGTTCAGGCGCCTGCGGCAAGAGCGAGAATCCCTGGGCCAGTGGGGCAGTGAGGAAGGGCCAAACTCGCTCTCTGGCCAGTGGCCCGGGAGACCCAAGCTGGCCCCCGGGGAAAAAAGCAGCACAACTGGGAGGAGGTCCCCCGAGTTATCCTATCAGAACTCTTCAGACCACGCCAATGAGGAATGGGAGACAGCCTCCGAGAGCAGCGACTTCagcgagaggagggagaggcgggaaggCGGGGCAGCCGAAGGCGACGCCCAGCTGGACGGCGGCTTGGCCGGAGCCAACTTGGGCGAAAAGAGAGAGTTGGCCAAAAGGAGCTTCTCCAGCCAGAGACCCCTAGTAGACAGGCAGAGCCGCAAGATGGAGCCCGGAGGGTTTGGGGAGAAGTCTGTAAGGACGGGCGGAGGCGGAGCTGTTACCCGCTATGAGAGCCAGCCGAACGGGACGCCTTTGAAAACCAAAaggtaaaaacaaaaatcaaacaaatcctggttctttaagaaaaaaaaaacacaccaaaaaaaccaaCATGTGCTTCGGGCATGCATGTGCCGCCGTATGTCAGATGGCCTGGGCCTGTCTGGAGTTGCGTGCCAGAAGGGTGGACTCCAGTGAGGCCATTGTCCGTGATTTCCTCCATCACCCGCTCTAGCATCGTTTGTCTGCTCCTCTGGCGTATATTattgtggctttaaaaaaaaaccaaaacaccccCGCGCACACCCACTCACCCACACAAatcatcctaatccccctcccgTGGCTCAGGAGGTGGGAGACCGCCACACTTCTGGCGCCTGCACTAGGGGTCCGGCAATCCTACCCAGGGTCCCAAGCCCTGTCAGGGGATCGTTGCAGAGAGGACACGGTTCCCCTGTGCAAGGAACTGATAAGCACCGGCAATTCATCCAGATTTCTCGACTTCAAAGCTTCTTGAGGCCGGCAGCCCTGGCTGGGTGGGGGTTACGCCGGGGTCTTGCCGCACTGAATCGGCCTTTCCAGGAGCAGCCCTGCTTCCTggcagaagggggaaggcagtGCCCCTTCCAGGGATGCCAACTCAGTGTGGCAAGGGCCAGGCGATAATGAAGGCGTCAGGGTCTGTCTCCGCTGTTGCTCTGGGGCCCGGACTGCCTGAAGGCTCTACAAGCACATCTTCTCAGCGGCGGAAGCTTTGAAGTGGACAATCCGTGCTCAGTGACAACGGCTACCTGGTGGTAACCTGCGGGCTGCTCCTTGTTTGAGGAGAGAAAGCAAAGCAGGAAAGCAGGCGGACTGCTGAacgttgctttttttttcccccctctctctccatagAATCGTGGGAATTGAGACATGAAGACCTGTTGGTCACACACCCAATTCACCCCAAAAGGGGAGCCAGTGCAGGATTATTAGGCTTGCAAATGTTTCGTCCAGCATAGGTTGAAGTGTCCTTGATAGTGATGCTCAGGATTGCTTtgtttctctgcccctccctcggtGCGTCTGGCCAGCCCCTCTGGGAGGAGCGGCCTGGAGCGGATGATGGTCGGAATTGCCAGATGGGTCCAGAAAAGACCTCTGCGGTCCTTTGGCCTCAGCACTTCAGCCCCTTCAGACTCTCCTCCTTGCACTACCCTGAATGTGGCAGGCACGCAGTAGAGAGATGAAGCATTTGTCACTAGAGGAACTGGGGGGCAGTGTTGGAgctgaatattttttttccaagtcctGGACCCTGAATAAGTAAAAGTTTGGCAGAAAGAAGTTGTGCCGCTGCATTCTAGTTAAGGTGGCCAAGTGCGCGGGGGCCCATTCTCGTTGTTATCGCACAGGGATCCGATCAGTTACGAAACGAGCGTAAAGGGAAAGTGCTTGCTACCCGCTGGGGCTTtgagaaaatggggaatgagatccAAGGTATAGGTGCTCAGGGTgtgcttttctcttttcctcctgcccaGCTCCTGGGTCTGCATCCCTGCTTAGCAGCTCTGAACCTCTTCCCTCCGCAGGTCTCCTGAAGAAACTCTACCTGGAAGCCTCAGCAGCACTAATGGTGGGAGCGGGCATTCTTCGTACAGCCTAGAGCGGGCTGCTCACGCCACCTCCTCCGACACCACCGAAGCCGCAGGGAAGAAGCCGGAGAAGGACCCCCAGGTGGCCATCCAGCGAGCGGGCGAGAAGGGAGAGGCAATGCCGCAGTTCGACCTGAGTTACGGAAGTAAGTGTATTTCCAGACCCTGTCTCCGAGATCAtcgggggaagagaaaaaagcgTGTGCAGAACAAGGACCAGGTCATCCCAGGCCTGCTGCTGGACTCCCTCTCGGCAACTCCTATCGTGGGAGGTCCGGGCTGATCTCAATTTGATGATGTTTTTTGTGAAGAAGGTGGACCATAAAATACATTGGGGAGTTCCCAGGGAGGATAGATTTCCTCTAGTCACGGTAGCTCTGACCATTGTTTTGGAGCAACTCCAAAAAATGTCAGGATTTCTGGGTTCAGGATGGTGAAATGAGTTTACGTGGTGGAGCTGTGGACGTCTCCTGAAGCACAGTCTCTGGGACCCTGGCACTGCATCTCTCTGGGGTACAAGGGGCGTCAGTTCCCACTTGCCCTTCTGGCTCTCCTTTTCAGGGATGCGGGAACCCCAATCCAcaaccctccccccagctcccataGCCAGGATAGTCTACTGCTGAAGTGGCAAGGAGCTatctgagggaaaggggaaggatttCAAGAGGTGGTGTTATtatcagcaacaataataataataatagtaatgtggtatttaagctcttattatgtgccaagcacttcagtaAGCATTGGgattggtacaagataatcaggtcccacatgggacttacaacctagggagggagaacaggtatcaaattcccattttgcagatgagggaactgaggcacagagaagtgaagtgagttacccaaggtcacccagcaggtttgTGGCATttgtccgactcccaagctcatgctcactcactaggccacgctcttcgTTGGATTTGATTGATGCTGAGTGGGCTGCCAGAACCCTGAGCCTTAATGAACTGAAGCGAGGCTTCCCATTTTGAAATTGGGGTGTTTTATCGACCTTGTCTTCGAATGAGTGgaaagccctctctttcccttgcaTCCTCCACTCAGATGCCATCATTGACAATCGAGTGTCGAGCCCTGGGGAGGAGAGCGAGGTGGGGCCCATTGTGAGCGAAGGCTTCATCGAAGTCCTGACCAAAAAGCAACGCCGCCTATTGGAAGAGGAGCGAAGAAAGAAAGAGCAAGCAGTCCAGGTGAGCAGGGGCAGGGAGCATGGGGACAGGGAGAGCCTGGTTCTGGGGAAAATCAAagcatgaattgtactttccaagtccttagtacagtgctctgcacacagtaagcactcaataaatacgattgaatgaatgaaaacagaagcAGTGGACGGGCCAGATGGTGACTGACTCCCTAGGTTTCACTGAAGTAACGGCTGGAGAAAAGTACAGACAAGGAGCAGGGACATGCAAGACCTGGTTTAGATttttgggggatgggaggaggcgaGAAGAGGATGATGGGGCAAAAGAGACGAGAATGCAGGGGTTTTGgaaaaacctttctcattccctgTGATAGTTCTCAACACTCAATGCCGAGAATTAGTTGAGATTCTGCCTTTCTCACCCTATTGGGTATCTGATTGAGCGCGTGCCAAAATAGAAGAATTGTCGATATTGGGTCAATCCAGCCCAGTGTTTCTTCTCAAATCTAGTGGTTTGCCGTCTTTGAAAGTCATCCTCAGGGTGGATAAGGATGTGTCCTTtggcatccctaacttttcccactGCCTAGCTGTCATGGATCTGTCACGGATGGCTCTGTCTAACCCAACTCATGTCCCCCTTTCCCCTGCATCTAACTTTCCCTCCAGTAAACCATCATGGACCTAGTTTTGGGGAATCCATTTCAGTCCTTGAGCCTACTGCTCTTTTCCTGCCTACACAATTCTCGAGGTGTTTTTGCCACTCACTGTATGCGTGCTTCTTTTTTTGTCGTAACTTACTCCCCCTAAGCTCCAACGGCCGCCCCTAGACCAAACGAAGCTGTTTCAGCCTCAAAAGAACTACAGTTTCGATTGGTGCTTAGGTcttgagagggagaagaaaattgatCTGATTAGGTAAGGTAGAGATGAAAATAAGCAGCACCACCCTTTATTGTTTAAGATCTCGTTGAATGCCTCCAGCACTCCAAGGGTTAGGGACGTCAGGATGGATTCTTGCAGCTCTCAGTCCAAGCTTCTTTGGGCCAAGGTCCCCGTGCTGATTTGTATCGCTTGACTCTTTCCCTCAGGTACCCGCCAAAGGCCGAGGCCTTTCCTCTCGTATTCCTCCTCGGTTTGCCAAGAAGCAGGGCACCATGTGCTTGGAGCAAGGGGATGTTACGGTTTCCGGCAGCAGCCTGGGCACAGAAATCTGGGAGAGTAACAGCCAAGGTGAGACCTCAGGGGCCCTGCGGTCGCCAGTGTGGCACGGAGCCCTCGCCAGGCCCTGTCCGTCTTTAGGCTTTGGCAGATCCCATTCTGAATAAGGAACTCACCGGGTGTCGCGGGCTCATTGGCTGGGCGCGGCCATTTTCAGGCTTCAGGGTGCCTTTTTCCTAGCCAGCCAGACTTAGGGCATCCACTCCTTCCTGGTAGATCCAGGTAGCTGCAGGTCCCCTACCAGCTTCATTTACTCCTGGCAGCCCTTGCGTGAGTCAGCGGAGAACCAGAGGAGAAGTTCAGCTAGTACTTAGCTGATTTAGGGGTCAGTCATTTAAGTGGTCTGCAGGGACAGCTTCTCAGCACCAAAGGCAGCCCTGTGTGGTCACCCATGAGCGCTAGCTGTCTTTTGTTCCCCCACAGTTAGGACTCTGTGGCAGGTCTTTCCTCTGACGAATCATATTTGAGAGATTGTAAAGCACAGACCCCGTTGCCCGGTGGCCCCATCGCACCCTCCCTAACCTCAGCTCCTTTTGGCTTGTAGCACTCCCCGTTCAGTCACCCGGCAGTGATTCCTGGAGCAAAGCCGTCAATGCCTTTAACAGCACCGAGTCCAGCTCTACAGAGGTCAGTGGGCCCGAACTCACTTGGAAGTGCACGGTTCACGTGTTCTCGTAGCCAGCCCAGGCCGCGGCCTCGGTTGCATTTGCTGACTTTCCCCGGGCTTCACCAGCTGTATGTAGACCTGTGTCCCACGGGAGTGGGTGGACACCATCCTGAATCGGGCTCCTGTTCAAAACGGGTCATGCGGGCCTGGTTTGCAGTGGCTCGTGGGCTGCATCTCCTGCATCTAGGCTTGGCGGGGGGTGGGCGatgcaaaaaaaattaaaagaaaaaaccaaaaacctgggCAAAGAGAGGAGATTGCTGAACACGGCAGTTGCCTTTCCCCTGTGGAGACTGGAGTGCAATCTGGTTTGGGTCATAAGTGAAATGAGCTTGGCAGTCTGTCTAGGGGCTCTTGGATGTTTTCCGGGTTTACCAGGCTGCAGCGGGGTTGCCGACTTTGGTGATGCCTGCTCTGGAGATGGCAGAGGGCTGGGCCGATGCACGGCCaggatggggcaggagggggctcATCCGTAAACTGTTCAATTCTCATTTTGATTTCCTTTTTGAGTTTGGTGGCAGGGCGTTTTAACCCATTTCGTGCTTTGCATAGCAGGGTTTTAAAGGCAGCCAGGGGGATAGTGGCATTGACTTGAGCGCGGAGTCTCGGGAATCCTCCGCTACCTCCTCCCAGCGCAGCTCCCCATATGGCACTCTCAAACCAGAGGAGATGAATGGGGCTGGCCTGGTGGAACCCAAGCCCGACTGCCAGAAGGAGCAGGCTCAGAAGCAATCTGATAAAAAGGTAATCTGGACTCGCAGAGCAAACCGATACACTCCtctaccccccaaccccagggcccGGGCTGACGGCGGACTGGGGAAGCTCGTTGTTCTCGGGTCACTTGGAGATTAGAGCTCGGGGTCTTTCTAGTCTGCGGGATCTCAGCCTCTCTGCTTTTCCATTAAGGATTCAGAACAAGGCTCAGGACAGAGCAAGGAGCACAAGCCCGGACCCATCGGCAACGAGCGCTCTCTGAAAAACAGAAAGGGCTCTGAGGGTGCGGAGCGGCTGGAAGGGAATGTCCCGCCCGTTAACGGGGTGGAGATTCACGTGGACTCCGTGCTGCCCGTCCCGCCCATTGAATTTGGAGTCAATCCTAAAGTGaggattttcttttcattttcctttttattcATTTTGGGGTGGGAGCGGAGCGGGCCCGAACTCGTGAGTCTCATGCGAGGTCCCGCGGGCGGGGCTTTCCTCCAGAAGAGGGATCAGTTGAGCAGGACCGGAGAGAGAAGGAGGCTCCCTCAGGATTAGTCAGGTTTGGGTACTACTGGGACCAGGCGCTGTTGAATTGCCTCATAGATTTCATTACTGACACAAACCAGGTTCTCAAGATGACTTGGCTCATGTGTTCGCTGTCTCCATCAGGAAAACTTGCGGTGTGGGAATG
The Ornithorhynchus anatinus isolate Pmale09 chromosome 4, mOrnAna1.pri.v4, whole genome shotgun sequence genome window above contains:
- the PRRC2B gene encoding protein PRRC2B isoform X3 yields the protein MSDRLGQLTKGKDGKSKYSTLSLFDKYKGKSVEAIRTTVIPRHGLQSLGKVAIARRMPPPANLPSLKSENKGNDPNIIIVPKDGTGWANKQDQPDQKSSSVTASQPQESLPQPGLQKSVSNLQKPTQSISQENTNSVPGGLKSWAQLNGKPAGYEGGSRGSSRLLSFSPEEFPTLKAAGEQDKVGKEKGVLDPSYGPGPSLRPQNVTSWREGGGRNITSASSLTASPSEPGSKNSSTGDGAPSSACTSDSKEPSLRPAQPTRKGASQFMGNVYHPPTYHDMLPAFMCTQQSSEAQGTVERGSFPLPQLRLEPRVPFRQYQMNDQDGKETRMGLSRPTRPVRQQGERAPRPTIINAENLRGLDELDTDADDGWAGLHDEVDYSEKLKFSEDEEEEEALKDGRQKWNNWDPRRQRQLSLSSADSADVKHPVEENKNWGDAVGLSRAIRKVPEPQPPARKPNSWTPAPDYQKPSLGGVLRQQSLEDREEKLPPRQKFVQSEISEAVERARRRREEEERRAREERLAACAAKLKQLDQKCRQAQKASEAQKQVENEESHPPSAEKPPVQENSHPLRRATPELHTQETPAAYPEEEPAVPPAVAQSSSDEELRESTSPAQEFSKFQKSLPPRFQRQQQQEQLYKMQHWQQQQVYPPPSHSHPQRTFYPAHPQMLGFDPRWMMMPSYMDPRMTPARTPVDFYPSALHPSGIMKPIMAQDSINGPGCRSEEQNCPPSIQQERKVAPIDPAPVWSQDGYAAMQSKGYSLPHPKQNESLTVEGVRGRNESSYSASTGRSGGVSAQRDLFEERGDEYLNAFDKKAPADFDSCVPSQRIGQELLFPPQENVQEAGGPGGQHSSLRSSPLESDLVPADKKSEYSGWDVGQTPKPSDPATTVREEAPRDEQPFDSDPWKKEGGATKQPAPESEWTPENRTTSTPHQEQMGRSRRSGPIKKPVLKALKVEEKEKELEKIKLEGGEESTRPLKEKGSPYKAENEEGDGEDPKSASSAHSLLDEKDPSQAGFVREAEKFEEEEKAERVWETKLSKDSSDLPPTKRNNWIFIDEEQAFGRGQNRGRGRGFREFTFRGRGTGGSSGIGSPRGVYISQRSSRGRGLREFNQIDDFPRGKPRRRIASETHSEGSEYEELPKRRRQRGLETGNEGSLLEREESDLKKGDFKDSWRSNKIYSDDYSSLDAKNRGPRAFGRALPPRLSNSGYGRRSFVTKESPHWQSRSGGAPWQDYGSGIPSDSFGARRAADRDYSQESYKHSDSFIGRGFEESHLDDKRSFFQDDYAADPENIENRPFRRRRPPRQDKPPRFRRLRQERESLGQWGSEEGPNSLSGQWPGRPKLAPGEKSSTTGRRSPELSYQNSSDHANEEWETASESSDFSERRERREGGAAEGDAQLDGGLAGANLGEKRELAKRSFSSQRPLVDRQSRKMEPGGFGEKSVRTGGGGAVTRYESQPNGTPLKTKRSPEETLPGSLSSTNGGSGHSSYSLERAAHATSSDTTEAAGKKPEKDPQVAIQRAGEKGEAMPQFDLSYGNAIIDNRVSSPGEESEVGPIVSEGFIEVLTKKQRRLLEEERRKKEQAVQVPAKGRGLSSRIPPRFAKKQGTMCLEQGDVTVSGSSLGTEIWESNSQALPVQSPGSDSWSKAVNAFNSTESSSTEGFKGSQGDSGIDLSAESRESSATSSQRSSPYGTLKPEEMNGAGLVEPKPDCQKEQAQKQSDKKDSEQGSGQSKEHKPGPIGNERSLKNRKGSEGAERLEGNVPPVNGVEIHVDSVLPVPPIEFGVNPKDSDFSLPPGSASGTSANPVAKLQDALASNAGLAQSIPILRRDHHLPRGISLNPMSFPTADLTLKMESARKAWENSPNLPEQSSPGGAGSGIQPPSSVGASNGVNYSSFGGVSMPPMPVASVAPSASIPGNHIPPLYLDGHVFASQPRLVPQTIPQQQSYQQAAAAQQIPISLHTSLQAQAQLGLRGGLPVSQSQEIYSSIPPFRSQVYMHPSLSQPNTMVLAGGTALKPPYSAFPGMQPLEMVKTQSGSPYQPMNGSQALVYEGQIGQAAGMGASQMMDSQLTQLTMPLPGSQLPLPRYGSGQQPLILPQSIQLPQGQNLSVGAPRRILPPGSQPSVLATSRESSQMEMKGFHFTDGKQSIPSGGSVPSPQTYRPSSASPSGKPSGPAVNMGSVQGHYVQQAKQRVDENKSSLGAVKLQEPPPATQMKRTGAIKPQAVKAEESKA